The Nostoc sp. 'Lobaria pulmonaria (5183) cyanobiont' DNA window AAAATATTAAAGCTGTCGCGACTTACTTAACTTTAGCAAGGCTTGAGGTGATATATCTCGATTATCTGCAACTTTTTCGAGCGATCGCAATGTATCTGTTGGTATCTTTATTGATACTGTTTCTATCGCACAGGGTCTTAAGTGTAGCTCTAGTTCTTCAGGGTTGTTCGTATAGCTTTCTTTCAATGCGAGTACCTGGATGATTTGTTGATTGGGATGGAATGCGATCGCCTTGATTATGACAGTGCAATTACTGAGGCGAATATTTTATAGGAAAGTCCTATACAGGTTAATTGATGTAGGAGTTGAACTATGGATAAAAAAGAACTGCTCAGGCGTTATGCAGCCGGAGAGCGGAACTTCTCTGGGATTGAAATCAGTGCGGACGACTTGTACGCTGTTGACCTTAGTGGTGCCGACTTGAGTGGTACTAGGCTGGAACAATTCGAGATATCTCGTGCCATCTTGATAGGTGTTAATTTGTGGAATACTTATTTGACCGATTCCAGCCTTAATAGTGTTGATTTGAGCCGAGCTGATCTCAGGGGAACTGACTTGCGTGGAGCTAGTCTCAATTGTGCTAACTTGACCGAAGCCGATTTGAGAGAAGCTAGATTTGGAAACACTACGTTCTACAGGGCTAATCTGACTAGAGCTAACTTGGAAGGCGTTGATTTTAGGGATACTAGCTTGCGACAGGCTAATTTGACTGGAGCCAATCTTGAAGGAGCTAACCTTAGCAGAGTTATTTTCCACAACACCATCATGCCAGACGGCAGTATTAGGAATAGCAGCAGTTAAAACTTCCATAAAGCAAGTTCCATATCAAGCTACCATTCAATAGACCTCTTGCAAAAGTCCCTAATACCCCAACCCCAACCCCTCCCCAAAGCATCGGGGAGGGGAGCATTTGCTTTACTCAAATGCGGGGTGAGGTTCTTATTTTTGATTTATGCAAGAGGTCTAATTTGAAGATAAACGTTCCTTTTACGAAGTTGATTTGCGCGAAACAACCAAACTAATCAAGCAGAAAATAGACACTCAGGTATCAGGAAGTCAAGTAGTTCTACAACGAATCATTCACAAGCAAGTCTTAGACGACTTTAAGAATGCAGAGCAACAGATTAATGACTACATCAAAAGCTTTCAAGATGAGTTTGACCGCTTGTTGAAAGAACGGGAGACCAGAGAAGCCGAGGCTGAACAAATTCGTGAAACTCTTAATGTTCAAAAAGTCAAGCTGAATGAATACTTGAATGAAGTAACTGCTATTCGAGCATCATTAGATAATTGGAAGCCATTGCAGAGAATCAGATAGGCGATAGACCACACCGATATTCCAGATAAGTTGAAAAAGCTTCGTCTTACCCCATAAGCCCACGCAAGTGGGCTTTGTTCGTGTATTCTATTTTCAGGGCTTCAACTCTCTGGCAACTTAGCAAACGCCTGCTCAACTAACTCCTTTGACTTGGCATCCAAACGCAGCCAATCCACTTCACCGAATTCATCGATTAAACTAGTATCAATATCAGCAGCTTCCTTCTCTGGGCTGTATTCAATAAAACACACCTGATAACACAGTTCCCACAAATCGATACTCGCTTCTTGCTGTTGACGCTGTAAACGTAGATGATATCCTGGATGGGGCATCGGCAGACGAGCCAGAGTTCCTCTGATTTCATCTGCTTCTTGGGGTGTTGCAGTTTCCATTGCTTGCAACAGCTCAGTCACCAATGCTTTGATTTCATCAGTGGTGCTAGGCGGCCAAATCAGGACATCATGGTAAGTTCCCGTCCAGGAAGATTCATCAAGCTGCTTGCGGATATTGTCGATAACGCGAATGAAAGCAGGTTGCATGAGGATTTCAGCCTGCTGCCATGCAACTGAGTTTGTTATTTTAGGTGGCATTGGTAATAAACAGGGGCACTAAAAGAAAAATAAACAGTCTGCATTTATTAAAAAGCTGCGTTTTTAATCTAAATCTTTTCTCAAGATAGCGGATTTCATTGAAGAAAATTTGGAGATATTTATTACCAGCTGGAAAATTAGGTAATAACTCTGGGGAGGGAATATGATAGGCAAGCTACTAGACCATCGTTACCAAGTAATTCGAGTCCTCGCGATGGGAGGATTTGGTCAAACCTACATTGCCCAAGATACTAGGCGACCAGGCAATCCTATCTGCGTTGTCAAGCACCTCAAACCCGGAACTGACCCCAGAGTTTTTGATACTGCTAAACGCCTGTTCAGCAGTGAAGCCGAAACTTTAGAAAAACTGGGCAACCATGACCAAATACCCAGGCTGCTGGCGTACTTTGACGAAAATCAAGAATTCTATTTAGTACAAGAATATATTGAAGGACATACCCTAGCTGAGGAACTTATACCTGGTAAGCGCTGGAGTGAAAGCCAAGTAGTTCAACTGTTGCAGGAAGTTCTAGAAATTCTGGAATTTGTCCATCGCCAAGGCGTGATTCACCGCGACATCAAACCGGATAATATCATTCGCCGTACCTCAGATAATAAGTTAGTTTTAGTTGATTTTGGTGCAGTAAAGCAACTGCGTACACAATTGGTAACTGTAGGCGCACAAGCCTCTGCGACAGTGGTTATCGGTACTCCTGGCTATATGCCCACAGAACAAGGGCAAGGTAAACCTCGTCCCAACAGTGACATCTATTCCCTTGGCATTATTGCTATTCAAGCATTAACAGGATTACAGCCAACAGAATTGCAAGAAGACCCGGAAACGGGGGAAGTTATCTGGCGGCATTCAGTAACCGTGAACCATCGACTGGCGGCAGTATTGTCCAAGATAGTGCGTTATCACTTCAAAGACCGCTACCAAAACGCCACGGAAGCACTGCAAGCGTGTAAAGACGCGATTAATCCAGTACCTGTACTTTCCACACCTCAAGAAGCCGCCAACAATTCCAGTTATCAAGCAGCTAAATCCCAGCCTCAAGTATCTCGACTGCAAACTATTGCATTTGCACCAGCCAATCCTGTCAAACCTGCGCGTAAAGACTCTAGTAAATCCGACCCCTGGCCGATATTAATTGGCATATTATTGGCGGGTGGTGCGGCTGCCTTGGTAGCAAATGTATATCCAAATGTGAAAAATTTAGCTTTAAATTTTACAGGTAAGGATACGGCTTTAGCAAACAAATGCTCGGCTGTTGTCGTCGGAAATTCTAATATCCGTTCTGAACCTAGTTCGATAAATTCTGATAATATTGTGCAAACTGTTGCTGATAACACCAATTTCGAGGTGACTGGCAAGCGGACAAAACGAGGTTGGATAGAAGTTAAACTTAAATCTGGTCGTTCGGCTTGGGCACATCCGGCCGTGATAACCAATAATCAGGAATGGGGTTCTTGCCTGCGCGAAAAGGGCATTGCAACTAGGATTGTAGATGATAGTACCCTGATTGCGACTCGAACAATTCCCCAGCCACAACCAAAATATAAGGATGTAGTAACTCCATTACCAGAAAAGCCGAAGGGGTCAACTGACGATGCTGAGAAATCACAACGATCGCAGCCTAATGATAACAGTGCCAATATTATCGAACAAGCAAAAAAGAAGTATGATTCAGGGGATATAATTGGAGCGATCGCACTTTTAAGATCGGTTCCGGCAAATG harbors:
- a CDS encoding pentapeptide repeat-containing protein, translating into MDKKELLRRYAAGERNFSGIEISADDLYAVDLSGADLSGTRLEQFEISRAILIGVNLWNTYLTDSSLNSVDLSRADLRGTDLRGASLNCANLTEADLREARFGNTTFYRANLTRANLEGVDFRDTSLRQANLTGANLEGANLSRVIFHNTIMPDGSIRNSSS
- a CDS encoding serine/threonine protein kinase: MIGKLLDHRYQVIRVLAMGGFGQTYIAQDTRRPGNPICVVKHLKPGTDPRVFDTAKRLFSSEAETLEKLGNHDQIPRLLAYFDENQEFYLVQEYIEGHTLAEELIPGKRWSESQVVQLLQEVLEILEFVHRQGVIHRDIKPDNIIRRTSDNKLVLVDFGAVKQLRTQLVTVGAQASATVVIGTPGYMPTEQGQGKPRPNSDIYSLGIIAIQALTGLQPTELQEDPETGEVIWRHSVTVNHRLAAVLSKIVRYHFKDRYQNATEALQACKDAINPVPVLSTPQEAANNSSYQAAKSQPQVSRLQTIAFAPANPVKPARKDSSKSDPWPILIGILLAGGAAALVANVYPNVKNLALNFTGKDTALANKCSAVVVGNSNIRSEPSSINSDNIVQTVADNTNFEVTGKRTKRGWIEVKLKSGRSAWAHPAVITNNQEWGSCLREKGIATRIVDDSTLIATRTIPQPQPKYKDVVTPLPEKPKGSTDDAEKSQRSQPNDNSANIIEQAKKKYDSGDIIGAIALLRSVPANAASSIQETGKMIAQWQEDWAKAEALSNEINKAIDDGKWDKVLDYRNHPEKLPNTQYWRNRIEPLFKQAAENLAKQALTKLENQGNQKNTQQKVSDPNQPATTETPKSGF